The Acidobacteriota bacterium nucleotide sequence CAGGCTGTAGATCTTGGCCAAGTCGATAACGGACCACGGGTAGTCGATGTAGCAGTGGCTGGTGGGCGAGACGATTACGTCGTTGCCGGCGGCGGCCGCCTCGGCCACGATCCGCTCGCCGAGCCAGCCCCGCCAGTACTGCACAGTGACGCCCTCGGCCAGGCCGCCTTCCATGATCTCATCCCAGCCTGTGACTCGTTTCCCCTTGCCGCGCAGGTACGCGGCGATGCGGCGGATGAACCAGCTCTGCAGTTCCGCCTCGTCCTTGAGTCCTTCGGCCGCTATGCGCGCCTGGCACTTCGGGCAGGCCTGCCAGCGTGTTTTGGGACATTCGTCGGCGCCGATGTGGATGTACTCGCCGGGAAACAGCGCCGCCACCTCGTCGAGCACTGTTTCCAGAAAACGGAACGTGGCATCGTTGCCGGCGCAGTAGACGTCGTCGAACACACCCCAGCGGTGGGTCACCGCGAAGGGACCACCGGTGCAGGAGAATTCAGGATACGCCGCCAGCGCCGCCGTGCAGTGGCCCGGCATCTCGATCTCGGGCACCACGGTGACGTAGCGCTCCTTGGCATAGGCCACAATCTCGCGGATGTCGGCCTGGGTGTAGAAGCCGCCGTACCGCTCGGCGCCCTCGCCCCGCCAGGCGCCCACCTGGGTGAGCCGGGGGAACGCCTTGATCTCGATGCGCCACCCCTGGTCCTCGGTCAGGTGCCAGTGGAGGCGGTTCAATTTGTGGTAGGCCAGGGAGTCGATGACATGCTTCACGTAGTCCTTGCTCATGAAGTGGCGGCAGCAATCCAGCAGCAATCCCCGCCAGGCGAAGCGCGGCTGGTCTGTGATCCGGAGGCAGGGCAGTGCGGTCGGCCCCGGTTTGCCGGTCGCGGCGGACTCGGCGGCGGCCGGGAGGAGCTGGCGGACCGTCTGCACGCCGCGGAAGATGCCCTCGGCCGTCGGCGCCCGGAGCAGGACGCCGTCGGCCCGGATCTCCAACTCATAGCCTTCGGGCGCGAGTTCGGGCCGCGCGTTCTGCCGGGTCAGCCGGATGACGGATGCTGTTCCCGCCTTGGGCGGCCGGTCGGTGATGGTGAGCTTGCCGCCGGCGGCGCGACCAAGAGGGACGGCCAGCGTCCGGGCGATGCGGCGCAGTTCGCGGTCGCCCGAGTCGGTGACGAGGCGCGTGGACCGGCTCAAGGCGAACATGCCCGCGTCCATCTGAATCTGTGCGGGGCGGGGGACCAGTGCCGGTTCCGCCGCGGCCGCTCTCATGCCGGACTGAGGGAACGCGGCTTCGGCGGCTGCCAGTATCAGGAACATCGCCACGACGGAACGCATAGGTCGTCTCCTTGCGCAACAAGAATCCATGTCCAGCCCGCGACCGGCGGCGCGGCCGCGGCCGAACCTTCAGGGCAGGGTGATGGCCACCTCGCCCAGCGGCACGTTGCGGCGGATCTCGCCGGACGGCCAGGGTCGAGGCGGCATGGGCCGCGGGCGGACCGGGCCGGTCGGCGAGAGGTCGAGCGTGACAGCTTTCCCCAGGCGCTGGCGGAAGACCACCCACACGGACGCCGTGCCGGACCAGCCGGCCGACTTCGGATCGGCGCGCAATTGCAGCTCCACGGCGCGGGCGCCGGCCGGAAGGGTGACGGTGTGCCATGCCCACCGGCCGGCCTGCGCTTCGGACCGCACGGCGGACTCCCGACCATCCACGGTCGCGGCGAGCGCCGGCAGGGCGTGCTCCGTCGCGGCTTCGGCCGGGGTGAGGCGCACCGCCAGCTCCGCCGTCGTCACCGAGGAATCCAGCTCGAGGCGCGCGGCGAAACGACCCGGGCCGCAGGATTCCAGCGCGGTTCGGTGGACCGCCTCCGGCAGGCTGTCCCCGTCGGTTATGCCCAGCGCCTGGGGTTGAACGATCCGGCCGTCCACCCGGGCCCGCACGACGCGCTCGGGATTCAACAGGCGGGGTGCGCCCGTAGCGGGATACATCGTCAGGACGCCGGCCGACGCCGGGTCGTCGGCGGCTTCGAACACGGCGCCGGCTACGAGCGGGCCGGGCGCCTCCGCCAGCGGGTAGATTTCGTACACCGCCGTTTCGAAGCCATCCAGCGGGAGGGTGAGCGCGGCGCCGGCGGCGTACAGGTTCGGCGACACCCAGCGCGTGGGGTATACCCGTTCCAGCACCAGCGTGTTCGCTTCCGGGTCCAGACCGTACGCCGGCGCCAGCTCCGTCCGAAGCGCCTGGGCGGTGATGACGGGGTTGCGGGCGACGAGGATCCCCCGGCGGTCCTTGAAATGAACGTACCCGTAGGCCTCGCCGCGGGACGGATCGCCGCCCACCATCTCGGTCTGGGTGAGCACGGGGAAGCGATCGCGCGCCCAGCGCAGGGAGCGGGCCATCGCCTCCCATTCGCCGTCGGTGAGCAAATCGGGCGAAATGTACAGCTCCCACATGCTGACGCCGCGGGCGACGTAGATGAGCGTCTCGTCGGTGAACTTGTCCAGCGCCTCCGCCTCGCCGCCCAGCTTCTGCAGGTGGCCCTTGATGATGCCGTGGGTCATCAGGTTGGCCAGGGGAAACCAGTAGTCGTGGCGGCGGTAATCCTCGTGGAGTACGGTGTCGCGGTAGGTGATGGCCGCATCCCGCCGGCTGATGGAGGGCACGTCCGCCCAGCCGTAATCCTCGCCCTGCATCCAGATCTGGTTGGCGTAGAGGAGCCACCACGGACTGAGCCAGGTGCCGGAGGTGATGTTCAGGAACATCTCCGGGTCCTTCGCCCGCACGGCCCGGCCGAGCGCCGCGACGCTTTCCACCACGGCGCGCCGCGAGTAAATGTCGACGGGGTGGCCGTGGTCCGGTTCGCTGCAACTGAACTGGATGCCGTCCCATTTGAAGTAGCCGATGCCGTCGTTGGCCGCCAGGTCGGTGACACGCTGTCGGAACATCCGCCCGTAATTTCGACCGGCCAGGCAGAACTGGTCGCCCACGGTCTCGT carries:
- a CDS encoding family 20 glycosylhydrolase, with the translated sequence MRSVVAMFLILAAAEAAFPQSGMRAAAAEPALVPRPAQIQMDAGMFALSRSTRLVTDSGDRELRRIARTLAVPLGRAAGGKLTITDRPPKAGTASVIRLTRQNARPELAPEGYELEIRADGVLLRAPTAEGIFRGVQTVRQLLPAAAESAATGKPGPTALPCLRITDQPRFAWRGLLLDCCRHFMSKDYVKHVIDSLAYHKLNRLHWHLTEDQGWRIEIKAFPRLTQVGAWRGEGAERYGGFYTQADIREIVAYAKERYVTVVPEIEMPGHCTAALAAYPEFSCTGGPFAVTHRWGVFDDVYCAGNDATFRFLETVLDEVAALFPGEYIHIGADECPKTRWQACPKCQARIAAEGLKDEAELQSWFIRRIAAYLRGKGKRVTGWDEIMEGGLAEGVTVQYWRGWLGERIVAEAAAAGNDVIVSPTSHCYIDYPWSVIDLAKIYSLEPVPAGMPPEHAARVLGGEANMWAEYAPQPAVDGKVFPRLAGLAEVLWSPREARNWADFSSRMNGHYDRLAALGIAAMVPPPRLETDGADGGPVTVTLATAVPGAVVRYTLDGTAPHPDSPSAAGPIRLDR